The Ciconia boyciana chromosome 15, ASM3463844v1, whole genome shotgun sequence genome has a segment encoding these proteins:
- the ALDH2 gene encoding aldehyde dehydrogenase, mitochondrial codes for MLRAAVRGARLCRGPARLGAPFSAAAASPIPAPNPRPDIAYNKIFINNEWHDAVSKKTFPTINPATGEVICQVAEGDKADVDKAVKAAKAAFQLGSPWRRMDASHRGKLLNRLADLIERDRAYLAALETLDNGKPYSISYLVDLDMVVKCLRYFAGWSDKFHGKTIPLDGDFFCYTRHEPVGVCGQIIPWNFPLLMQAWKLGPALATGNVVVMKVAEQTPLSALYVANLIKEAGFPPGVVNIIPGYGPTAGAAISSHMDVDKVAFTGSTEVGHLIQKAAAESNLKRVTLELGGKSPNIIMSDADMDWAVDQAHFALFFNQGQCCCAGSRTYVQEDIYHEFVERSVEKAKSRVVGNPFDFKTEQGPQVDEEQFKKILGYISTGKREGAKLLCGGNAAADRGYFIQPTVFGDVQDNMTIAREEIFGPVMQILKFKTIEEVIERANDSKYGLAAAVFTKDLDKANYVSQGLRAGTVWINCYDVFGAQAPFGGYKASGNGRELGEYGLEAYVEVKNVTIKIPQKNS; via the exons ATGTTGCGGGCGGCGGTGCGCGGCGCCCGGCTctgccgcggcccggcccggctcggtGCGCCGTtctcggccgccgccgcctcccccaTCCCGGCGCCCAACCCGCGCCCCGACATCGCCTACAACAAG attttcataaataatgaaTGGCATGATGCAGTCAGTAAGAAAACCTTCCCTACTATCAATCCAGCAACAGGAGAAGTTATCTGCCAGGTTGCTGAGGGTGATAAG GCAGATGTGGACAAGGCCGTTAAGGCAGCcaaggcagctttccagctgggctCGCCCTGGAGGAGGATGGATGCTTCTCATCGGGGGAAGTTGCTGAATCGTCTTGCTGACCTGATCGAGAGGGACCGGGCTTACCTGGCG GCGCTGGAGACTCTGGATAACGGCAAACCGTACTCCATCTCCTACCTGGTGGATTTGGACATGGTAGTCAAGTGTCTCAG ATACTTTGCAGGCTGGTCGGATAAATTCCACGGCAAAACCATCCCATTAGACGGAGACTTCTTCTGTTACACAAGACATGAGCCAGTGGGAGTTTGTGGACAGATAATCCCT TGGAACTTCCCGCTGTTGATGCAAGCATGGAAACTTGGGCCTGCCCTGGCTACTGGGAATGTGGTTGTGATGAAGGTGGCGGAGCAAACCCCCCTGAGTGCTCTCTACGTGGCTAATCTGATCAAAGAG GCTGGATTCCCACCAGGCGTGGTGAACATCATCCCTGGGTACGGGCCCACTGCAGGGGCTGCTATCTCTTCCCACATGGACGTAGATAAAGTGGCCTTCACCGGCTCCACGGAG GTTGGGCATCTGATCCAgaaggctgcagcagagagtAACCTAAAGAGGGTGACACTGGAGCTTGGAGGAAAGAGTCCAAATATAATCATGTCTGATGCAGACA TGGACTGGGCTGTGGATCAAGCCCATTTTGCCCTCTTCTTCAACCAagggcagtgctgctgtgctggatcCCGAACATATGTCCAGGAAGATATATATCATGAGTTTGTGGAGAGGAGTGTTGAGAAGGCCAAGTCCAGGGTGGTTGGAAACCCATTTGACTTTAAAACTGAACAGGGGCCTCAG GTAGATGAAGAGCAGTTTAAGAAGATCCTTGGTTACATTAGTACTGGGAAGCGTGAAGGAGCCAAACTGCTGTGTGGTGGCAACGCCGCTGCGGACAGAGGCTATTTCATCCAGCCAACTGTCTTTGGTGATGTGCAGGACAACATGACGATTGCCAGAGAGGAG ATATTTGGGCCGGTCATGCAGAttctgaaattcaaaacaaTTGAGGAAGTAATTGAGAGAGCAAATGATTCCAAGTATGGCCTAGCAGCAGCAGTCTTTACAAAGGATCTTGACAAAGCAAACTATGTGTCACAGGGCCTGCGAGCTGGAACAGTTTG GATAAACTGCTATGATGTGTTTGGTGCACAAGCCCCATTTGGCGGCTACAAAGCTTCTGGGAATGGGCGAGAGCTGGGAGAATATGGTCTGGAAGCATATGTAGAGGTGAAAAAT GTGACAATCAAAATTCCACAGAAAAACTCCTAA